One stretch of Campylobacter sp. CCS1377 DNA includes these proteins:
- a CDS encoding RDD family protein has translation MKESILDRLERENLSLASFPKRIVAFILDNIILSLVVIVMMFDKIEFQTPEDFAFNLQKYSFFIMLLQFFYHTLFVYLYGASLGKMICKIQVIDEVMLDKPNLMQSIFRAAGKQLSEMLFMLGYVWAFGNQERKTWQDYFAKTVVIDVA, from the coding sequence ATGAAAGAAAGTATTTTAGATAGGCTTGAAAGAGAAAATTTAAGCCTTGCAAGTTTTCCAAAGAGAATTGTAGCGTTCATTTTAGATAATATTATTTTAAGTCTTGTGGTGATTGTAATGATGTTTGATAAGATTGAATTTCAAACTCCAGAAGATTTTGCTTTCAATTTGCAAAAATATTCTTTTTTTATAATGCTTTTGCAATTTTTTTATCACACCCTTTTTGTGTATTTATACGGAGCAAGTTTGGGCAAAATGATATGTAAAATACAAGTTATTGATGAGGTGATGCTTGATAAGCCTAATTTAATGCAAAGTATTTTTAGAGCCGCAGGGAAACAATTAAGCGAGATGCTTTTTATGTTGGGATATGTTTGGGCATTTGGCAATCAAGAGCGTAAGACTTGGCAGGATTATTTTGCTAAAACAGTGGTGATTGATGTTGCGTAA